GAGAGAGAttatagaagaaagaaaaaagaaatgcaTGGAGAGTAGTCTGCTAAAAAGGAAAGATACCTGTGACAAATGCCTTCCGCAGCTGACCACTCAATTCTGTGGCCCAAGGTTTGACAGTAACCACCTTACTGCTTCGGAAGAGGAATATGCCAAGGAACAAAACCAAAACAAACAAGGATCCCCCAATGCTTGCAATCAACATTATAACCATATGATGTTCTGAATCAGACCTCTCATCTTCTATTTGGCTTGGAGTTGAAGCAGGGGAATTGGCTGGGGCACCGTGTGATTGTGGTGGTTCTGAGATAAATACTGGTGGTTCTGCTGGAAGTGGTAAAGCTGGAGCCGGTGCTACTGCAGGTGAGAGTGATGGTGAAGGTGAAGGTGAAGGTGGAGTAATAAAGTCACTGGAGGGTGATGCTGATGGAGGTAAGAATGGTGCCCCCAAAGGAGATAGAAATGGAGACAATGGTAATGGTGAAGGGGACGTTGAAGGCAAAGAGACGTGATTATGTGCAAGTGAAGGTGGCACAGACGGCTGGGAACCTCTTTTGTTGGCCTTGTGTGCCTTGGAGGGATCTAGCAACTGCTGCAGCCGCCTCCAGAGAGCTACATGTCTTGGCTGGGCGATGTTCCTAAGAATGAGAAGATATCATGAAGCAAATGGGtaataataaataaggaaatGAGAGTTTGCTTAAACTTGAGAATTGGAGCCATGAAAGATATAAAGAAATACAAAGAATGAGAAGATATCATGAAGCAAATGGGtaataataaataaggaaatGAGAGTTTGCTTAAACTTGAGAATTGGAGCCATGAAAGATATAAAGAAATACAAAGAGACAGATCCTATAAGCCTCAAAAACTCTTAGACTTCTTTCTCTGCATATAGTTCTTCAAAACTCGAGAATCTTAATGGAGATTGATTGTTTTCATGTACCATGTAAAATGAATTATGGTTAGCTTTGAATAGTTCCACGGATGAAgggatatttttataaatacgCAATTTTTCAGGAAAGCATTCTTTGCCTGGATACCTGTTGTTTTTTACCTTGTAAAAAGAATGAGACAAGTCTAGACAAGACCCAAGGTAATTTTCTTCCAAAGGTTAATAAAGATGCAATGtcgtttgaaaataattttcttgagTTAGATCTCTAAGCTTCTGAATAGTTGCACTTATTTAGAACACTAATAACTTGTTTCTCTTACAAAGTTTTAAGATGGATGGTGATGCATCACACGCTTAAAGGAAATGGAAAATTTCATGTCAATGTTTAATTGCTCACCGGTGAGGAAAATCTCTGCTTTCACAAGACGGTCTAGCAGCTGCATTATTAATTAGCTGATTCTCATCTACTTGAAATTTAGAAAGCATCTTAACCTCAGCTGCCAGGCTGCCAAGAAACTCATTGTTGTCGAGTAAGCTGCAAGAAATTGGAGAAATGAGGAGTAAATAAAAGCTCCAATAAATAAAATCTGAATGGAAACAATCCGAAAAGAGGATCTTACAGTGTTCCCAAGGAAAGGTTATTGCAAAAATCACGTGGAAATGGTCCACTGAAGTTATTGCATCCTAAATCCAACACCTCCAGCTCCTTCAATTTCCCAACTTCTTTAGGAATGCTTCCAGAGAAAGAATTGTTGCGCAATATACTGCAATAGAAAGTAGAACTAAGAAAATGAGCGTGATACAGGTGATTTATCCAACTATATATTGATCAACGAGGGAGGCTTACATAGATTTTAAGTACACAAGCTTCCCAACTTCGGGTCCCAGGCTCCCAACAAGGCAAAGATCTTTCAAATTTCTGCAAGAAGCATATATCCGAGTTCAGGACAGAAATCATTCATAGTTTACAAATTTCAGTGGTGACAATTATCCCGAACATTAACAAGGGAGACAAAGAAAGAGCCCtctcatttgtgattatatgacAAATGTGAACCTATTGCTTTCTGGATTTGCAGAGCACAACACTTCGAACAAACGAAAACAAAGAGTGAGGAAATGTGAGAGAGAAGAGAATAACTGATTAACTCACAAAATGACTACTTTTCCATGGGAGCACTTCACCCCGAACCAAGAACACGGATCAATTTCTCCATCATTTTCCTTCCAGTTTGATAAAGCGCCAAAAGGGTCGCTCACCACTCTCTCTCTCAACCTCAGCAGAGCCAGGCCTACAAATTAGTATAGAGATGAAACTCTGTTTAAGGCTTTAAGAAACTGTGCTTACAGGCAAAGCTCTAGCCATGGGATATATtctctatatataaatatataccttcACCGTTCAAAGACGAGGAAACGCTCATATTCTG
The genomic region above belongs to Gossypium hirsutum isolate 1008001.06 chromosome D05, Gossypium_hirsutum_v2.1, whole genome shotgun sequence and contains:
- the LOC107906285 gene encoding inactive receptor-like serine/threonine-protein kinase At2g40270; translation: MSYIPFSLSKIDRKSSKNLLDMDGQWGFKRLKFRMMFMLVLSLFDQNMSVSSSLNGEGLALLRLRERVVSDPFGALSNWKENDGEIDPCSWFGVKCSHGKVVILNLKDLCLVGSLGPEVGKLVYLKSIILRNNSFSGSIPKEVGKLKELEVLDLGCNNFSGPFPRDFCNNLSLGTLLLDNNEFLGSLAAEVKMLSKFQVDENQLINNAAARPSCESRDFPHRNIAQPRHVALWRRLQQLLDPSKAHKANKRGSQPSVPPSLAHNHVSLPSTSPSPLPLSPFLSPLGAPFLPPSASPSSDFITPPSPSPSPSLSPAVAPAPALPLPAEPPVFISEPPQSHGAPANSPASTPSQIEDERSDSEHHMVIMLIASIGGSLFVLVLFLGIFLFRSSKVVTVKPWATELSGQLRKAFVTGVPKLKRSELEAACEDFSNIIGTFSDGTVYKGTLSSGVEVAVTSTAVASREDWSKNLETDFRNKIDALSKVNHKNFVNLIGYCEENVPFTRMMVFEYAPNGTLFEHLHIQEAEHLDWGMRLRIAMGIAYCLEHMHQLTPPIAHRNLRSGSVYLTEDYAAKISDFSFLSNATAAKAGLATMELLESQSADAESNIYSFGVILFEMITGRIPYSVDNGCVADWASDYLKMDKPLKEMVDLTLKYFQEDEVEKLFEVIKTCVNPDPKERPTMREIAANLKEITAVGPEGATPKLSPLWWAELEILSTEAS